Proteins found in one Rhodothermales bacterium genomic segment:
- a CDS encoding response regulator transcription factor yields the protein DELCLSVKTISTHRAHVLEKTNMKNNSELTHYAFFKGLVH from the coding sequence GGACGAACTATGCCTGAGTGTCAAGACGATCAGTACGCACCGCGCCCATGTTCTCGAGAAGACGAATATGAAGAACAATTCCGAGCTGACGCATTATGCCTTCTTCAAGGGGCTCGTGCACTGA